GAAAGAACCAACTAAAGTCACACGTCCTTGGGAACCGTAAGCAACTTCGCTGATATAATTATTCGGGTCGTGCATTTCAGCGATAATATATTCTGCTGACTGTTGAGGGTTTATACTTGGACTTAAATCAATGGCGCGAGTAAAGACTTTCGGCCATTCCCATTTCAGAGTTTTGGTTAATCCAAATAATCCTGCACCAATGGCTCCAAAATTAATGTTATGCTCTAAGCCAAAGGCTCCATCTAAACGGTTGACGGTTAAGAAGCAACTGCGTTCATAACGCGCCACTTCGTTGAGGGTTTGCTTGAGATGTTTGGCTATGAAAAAGACGTGCTTGACAATTTCTTTTTCTTGTGGTAAGTAAGCTGGGGTCTGATTTCCGGGAAATACTGGATGTATATGGATGAAAGCGCCAATGTTGCCGAAGTGAGTCGCGATCGCAGATAATTTATGTTGAAGCAATTCTTCGGTCATATCTGCGAGGACTACACGATTCACTCCGGTTGGTAAGGGCGACTGTTGAGGAACGATAGATGGGGGGAAACTTAAAACTACCACTTTCCCGCCGCGATCGCTTAAAGTTTGAGCTAATTGTGACGTGGTGAGGGAACCATCGTCAGTAATTACACTCACGTGTCCCTCTGGTAAAGCGAAGTCTAAACTATCCGGTGGTGGGAGGAATTGCAGTTTAGCTGGTCGCCGTGTCACACCGTCTATTACCTGGACTGGCTGGTAACTAAACGACCACTGGGGCTTTTTTTTTTCACCTCCAGCCAGCTTCTGGAGATAATCAACTATTTGACCGATGGTGCGGAGGTCGCCCAGTTCTTCTATATTGGGCTGGGGTAAATTGGGGTATTTATCTTGCATCGCTCCCAATATTTCTACCCGTTTAATGGAGTCAATTCCTAAGTCAGCCTCCATGTCCATATCCATCTCTAGCATCTCTACTGGGTAGCCAGTCTTATCACTGGTGATGCTTAACAAGGTTTCACCCAAGTCTGCGTAATTATCGGTAGCTGCTATTTCTGGTTCTGTTTCTAATTCTGTGGGGAGGGGGGTAGAGACAACCGGGCTGGTTGTCTCTACGGGAATGGGGATTTCGTTGTCCCCTATGGGGATAAGGGACAAGGGGGATTGATTAGATTGTAGCACGACTTCTGGAGTAGTAACAACAGCACTGCCAGAAACTTGAAATTGCAGGTATTCTACAACTTCGCCAATGGTGCGTTTTTCTGATAATTCTTCTAAATTTGGCTTGGGTAGGTCAGGGTACATATCCTGTAACGCGCCCAAGATTTCAACTCGTTTGATCGAGTCGATTCCTAAGTCAGCCTCCATGTCCATATCTGTTTCCAGCATCTCTACTGGGTAGCCAGTTTTATCGCTGGTGATGGCTAATAAGTTGTTACCCAATTCACTTAAGTCAATATTAGGAGCAGAGACAGGTGCTGGTACTGTTTCAACTACAGGCGCTGGTGTCACCGCTACAGGTTCTAGTACTGTTTCGACTACAGGCGCTGGTGTTACTGCTACCGCTACAGGTGCTGGTACTGTTTCGACTACAGGCGCTGGTGCTGGTGTCTCTTTGGGCTGAGTAGTTACCTGACTGGAAATAATTTGAGAATATTCTTGTTGGATAAGTTGGAAAAACTTCTTGGCGTATTCTAACTGTTCTACAAGATATTGCTCATGGATGCGTAGGGTTTCACCTTGTTGACTGTGAAACTGCATCATTCCCCGTTCTACACTTTTCTTGACAAATAGCTGAAGTTGTGCTGCCTCGTCGTTAGATTGGCTGTTAGCAAATACAGCGTTTTGTTGCTGCATCAATTGGAAAAACGCTTTGGTGTATTCCGTCTGATGTTGCAGATAAGTCCCGTGAACTTGCAGATTTTCGGTTTGATTTTGCTGGAACTGTGTCAACAGATATTCTAAACTTTCTAACGCCCGTTGGTAATTTACAGGTTTTTCTGGTGTTGGTTGCATCTTTGTCTCCTGGGCTGTTGCTGTAGGAAGAATCACAGGATTCATTTGAGCCTGGGGTGTAGTATTAGTAGATTTATGTGAAAATTCGGGCAGACTATCTGTAGGATGGGTAACACGTCCATTAGTGCTATTTTCTTTCACTGCTGGAGTTGCTACAACTTCCGAAAATTCAGGTGCGGAAGTGACAGGTAAACTTACTTGATGTCCGTTCCGCAAAGCTTCAGGAAAGGCGTTTTTGGTTTTTTCGGAGACATAGTTAATGCCGTTTAAACGCACATTTAACGCCTTCTTCTTCTCTACTGGAGGTAGTACGGGTTCAATTTGATAAGGATCGAGGTTTTTCAAAGTTAAGCCCACGACACGCAACTGTACAGCCGCTTCTCTTAGAGAGCGATCGCTGTTCTTTTGAGTGCTGGGGTTCAAAGAGATGGTAAGATGTGGGCGATCGCCTAAAATATCTTTTACCAAGTTGGTCAAAATCCGCCGGGGACCAAATTCCACAAAGCAATAACCACCCGCAGCATAGATATTTTCGATTTCCTGTTTAAACATCACCGAAGTAGCCAGGTGAGTTTCCAGAATTTTCTGAATTGCTTGGGGTTCTTGGGGGTAGTTTTTACCTGTAACGTTGGTGAAGACAGGAATTTGAGGCTGATTGAATTTAACAGATTTAGTGGCGATCGCAAAGGATTTTTGAGCAAAAGCAATCAGTGGCGTGTGGAAAGCAGCAGACACAGGTAACACCACCGCAGTACAACCTTGTTCCTGTAAAGCTTGTCTCACCTTAGCGACTTCTGCCGTCGGTCCGGCTAAGACAATTTGTGTGGGAGAATTAAAGTTAGCAATGGTAACTTGAGGATAATTCCGCAGCACCAGCGCAACTTTACTCATATCCTCCTTCACCGCCAACATACTCCCAGCATCATGGTCTGGGTCTTCTGGCGCAGCCATCGCTTGACCTCTAGACTTAACTAGAAACAAATAATCTGCTTCACTCAAAACCCCCGCAGCCCATAAAGCTGTTAGTTCCCCGAAGCTGTGTCCCGCCACAAAATCAGATTTAAATCCCGCTTGTTGCAATATAGAATACAAACCAGCGCTAAATACCCCAATAGCAGGTTGAGCGTATTCTGTGCGTTGCAATGTAGCAATTTGGGCATTTTTTTCTGCTTCATCAAACACCGGATGAGGAAACACAATTTCTGAAATTGGCTGCAAATTATCTTTAAGTAACAAACTATCCATACAGCCATGTAAACGGCGCATAGTCGGAAAGTTCATCACCAATTCTCGCCCCATTTCCAGGTATTGCGAACCCTGTCCAGAAAATAGAGAAACAACCTTTCCGCCCAACTC
The window above is part of the Nodularia spumigena CCY9414 genome. Proteins encoded here:
- a CDS encoding type I polyketide synthase; its protein translation is MSAYSIDTALAELESLINSVEKTLIRSIEDKKFSKETPMSVNKINRKLAQNPIAIVGMASLLPQARNLREYWQNIVNKIDCITDVPATHWSVEDYYDPNPRTPEDKTYCKRGGFIPEVDFNPMEFGIPPSILEVTDISQLLGLVIAKEAMEDAGYGESREFSREKIGVILGVAMAKQLGMPLSARLEYPVWEKALKSSGISDEDTQKIIEKIKSAYIKWDENAFPGMLANVVAGRIANRLNFGGTNCVVDAACASSFGALKMAISELVEHRADMMLTGGVDTDNTIMAYISFSKTPAVSPSENAKPFDAKSDGMLLGEGVCMYVLKRLEDAERDNDKIYAVIKGIGTSSDGRYKSIYAPRKEGQVRALERAYDDAGFSPATVGLMEAHGTGTMAGDPIEFGSLRDYFSQHDSQKQHIALGSVKSQIGHTKAAAGAASLIKTALALHHKVLPATINITEPNPKLDIKNSSFYLNTQTRPWIRAEGEAPRRAGVSSFGFGGTNYHVVLEEYETEENLPYRLHGTAREVLLFANNPGQLLSKCEETLNKLHSADGERHFAALIKECQSVEIPQVAARVGFVAENLQEACKLMQVSIDWLKHKASVTSWEHPQGIYYRSSGMELGGKVVSLFSGQGSQYLEMGRELVMNFPTMRRLHGCMDSLLLKDNLQPISEIVFPHPVFDEAEKNAQIATLQRTEYAQPAIGVFSAGLYSILQQAGFKSDFVAGHSFGELTALWAAGVLSEADYLFLVKSRGQAMAAPEDPDHDAGSMLAVKEDMSKVALVLRNYPQVTIANFNSPTQIVLAGPTAEVAKVRQALQEQGCTAVVLPVSAAFHTPLIAFAQKSFAIATKSVKFNQPQIPVFTNVTGKNYPQEPQAIQKILETHLATSVMFKQEIENIYAAGGYCFVEFGPRRILTNLVKDILGDRPHLTISLNPSTQKNSDRSLREAAVQLRVVGLTLKNLDPYQIEPVLPPVEKKKALNVRLNGINYVSEKTKNAFPEALRNGHQVSLPVTSAPEFSEVVATPAVKENSTNGRVTHPTDSLPEFSHKSTNTTPQAQMNPVILPTATAQETKMQPTPEKPVNYQRALESLEYLLTQFQQNQTENLQVHGTYLQHQTEYTKAFFQLMQQQNAVFANSQSNDEAAQLQLFVKKSVERGMMQFHSQQGETLRIHEQYLVEQLEYAKKFFQLIQQEYSQIISSQVTTQPKETPAPAPVVETVPAPVAVAVTPAPVVETVLEPVAVTPAPVVETVPAPVSAPNIDLSELGNNLLAITSDKTGYPVEMLETDMDMEADLGIDSIKRVEILGALQDMYPDLPKPNLEELSEKRTIGEVVEYLQFQVSGSAVVTTPEVVLQSNQSPLSLIPIGDNEIPIPVETTSPVVSTPLPTELETEPEIAATDNYADLGETLLSITSDKTGYPVEMLEMDMDMEADLGIDSIKRVEILGAMQDKYPNLPQPNIEELGDLRTIGQIVDYLQKLAGGEKKKPQWSFSYQPVQVIDGVTRRPAKLQFLPPPDSLDFALPEGHVSVITDDGSLTTSQLAQTLSDRGGKVVVLSFPPSIVPQQSPLPTGVNRVVLADMTEELLQHKLSAIATHFGNIGAFIHIHPVFPGNQTPAYLPQEKEIVKHVFFIAKHLKQTLNEVARYERSCFLTVNRLDGAFGLEHNINFGAIGAGLFGLTKTLKWEWPKVFTRAIDLSPSINPQQSAEYIIAEMHDPNNYISEVAYGSQGRVTLVGSFEN